In one window of Miscanthus floridulus cultivar M001 chromosome 12, ASM1932011v1, whole genome shotgun sequence DNA:
- the LOC136497574 gene encoding FCS-Like Zinc finger 1-like, producing the protein MTTSVACAFFFDAEPLGEPGRHALDACALCSKPLTRNSDIFMYKGDTPFCSEDCRYQRMHHDAAYARQASSSRRKQQQSQRSRGASVAAKADVYVPV; encoded by the coding sequence ATGACGACGTCGGTGGCCTGCGCCTTCTTCTTCGACGCGGAGCCGCTGGGCGAGCCCGGGCGGCACGCGCTGGACGCCTGCGCGCTCTGCTCCAAGCCGCTCACCCGCAACAGCGACATTTTCATGTACAAGGGCGACACCCCGTTCTGCAGCGAGGACTGCCGCTACCAGCGGATGCACCACGACGCGGCCTACGCGCGGCAGGCCAGCAGCAGCCGGCGGAAGCAGCAGCAGTCGCAGCGGAGCAGGGGGGCCTCTGTGGCCGCCAAGGCGGACGTGTACGTGCCCGTCTAA
- the LOC136496298 gene encoding cyclin-T1-3: protein MDIMQTSDSSHHGIVENSPYRIPYDRHAEGGQLGASWYFSRKEIEENSLSRRDGIDLKKESYLRKSYCTFLQDLGMRLKVPQVTIATAIVFCHRFFLRQSHAKNDRRTIATVCMFLAGKVEETPRPLKDVILLSYEIIHKKDPAAVQRIKQKEVYEQQKELILLGERVVLVTLGFDLNVNHPYKPLVEAIKKFKVAQNALAQVAWNFVNDGLRTSLCLQFKPHHIAAGAIFLAAKFLKVKLPSDGDKVWWQEFDVTPRQLEEVSNQMLELYEQNRVQPTPPQGNDTEGSSASVANQRGSGKVPGVADEPPAHEHNQAPRQSSQQNMSGHHGYDHPYPEKQNYRIPPNEARDGTANSNEGPNVSSSMMDAMKKINKDKVKAALEKRRKSKGDLSRKADVMDDDDLIERELEHGVELAVEDEKIKQERRQSWPHPAHRVDHQSTNRENTEEGELSMDSQEYHSPEHDNRKRKDAHEHRNYDRDERDLKRLRS, encoded by the exons ATGGATATCATGCAGACTAGTGACTCTTCACATCATGGAATTGTAGAAAATAGCCCGTACAGAATTCCATATGACAGACATGCAGAAGGTGGTCAACTTGGTGCTTCATGGTATTTTAGTAGAAAAGAAATAGAGGAGAATTCCCTATCGAGGAGAGATGGCATTGATCTGAAGAAAGAGTCTTATCTTCGCAAGTCATATTGCACATTTCTGCAGGATTTGGGGATGAGGCTTAAAGT GCCTCAAGTGACAATTGCTACTGCTATAGTGTTCTGTCATCGGTTTTTTCTTCGTCAATCTCATGCGAAAAATGACAGACGG ACAATTGCAACAGTATGTATGTTCTTGGCGGGAAAAGTTGAAGAAACACCCAGACCTCTGAAGGATGTCATACTCCTTTCATATGAGATCATCCACAAAAAGGATCCTGCTGCAGTTCAACGAATAAAACAGAAG GAAGTATATGAACAACAGAAGGAACTTATTTTACTTGGGGAACGTGTTGTGCTTGTAACACTTGGTTTTGATTTGAATGTGAACCATCCTTACAAGCCCTTGGTTGAAGCAATAAAAAAATTCAAGGTTGCTCAGAATGCACTTGCTCAAGTTGCCTGGAATTTTGTCAATGATGG GCTCCGCACTTCACTTTGCCTGCAATTTAAACCGCACCATATTGCGGCTGGCGCAATCTTCCTGGCTGCGAAGTTTCTCAAAGTCAAGCTTCCATCAGATGGCGACAAGGTCTGGTGGCAAGAGTTTGATGTAACTCCGCGGCAGTTGGAAG AGGTTAGCAACCAGATGTTGGAACTCTATGAGCAAAACCGTGTTCAACCAACACCACCCCAAGGCAATGATACTGAAGGCAGTTCTGCAAGTGTTGCGAATCAACGTGGTTCTGGTAAAGTTCCAGGAGTAGCTGATGAACCTCCTGCCCATGAACATAATCAAGCACCCAGACAATCGAGCCAGCAGAACATGTCAGGCCACCATGGCTATGACCACCCTTATCCGGAGAAGCAAAACTATAGGATACCTCCAAATGAAGCAAGGGATGGCACTGCTAATAGCAACGAAGGTCCCAATGTGTCAtcctcgatgatggatgcaatgAAGAAGATAAACAAGGATAAGGTGAAAGCGGCCCTGGAGAAGCGGAGGAAATCGAAAGGTGACCTTTCAAGAAAGGCTGATGTGATGGATGATGATGACCTCATTGAGAGGGAACTGGAACATGGCGTGGAGTTGGCTGTCGAGGATGAGAAGATCAAGCAGGAGAGAAGGCAGAGCTGGCCTCATCCTGCACACCGTGTAGACCACCAGAGCACCAACCGTGAGAATACTGAAGAGGGTGAGCTGTCCATGGACAGTCAAGAATACCATTCTCCGGAGCATGACAATCGAAAGAGAAAGGATGCGCATGAGCACCGGAACTATGATCGTGACGAAAGGGACCTTAAAAGGCTAAGGTCTTGA